One segment of Streptomyces sp. XD-27 DNA contains the following:
- a CDS encoding helix-turn-helix transcriptional regulator: MAVVSSGSPLAARRKLGAELRILRDRSGLTTEEVGAHLNCHNSKISRIELAKRTCTRKDFAGLMELYEVDEAKRAELSELLTRAMQRIPLWWQAYADVISATYAEFLAYESEAVRCWEYQPLLIPGLLQTQGYARAITGPGFAALGPDQVDSLVEVRMRRQERLRDEETLTLDALVTEAALRLQVGGPKTIRAQLRHLVEVASLPNVTFRVIPFEAGENGASTGAFTLFSDGKENEGDVAFMESAEATTFRDDALALRRLNRLFRNLSAAALSEHDTLKLVERIEKEQ, encoded by the coding sequence ATGGCCGTCGTGAGCAGCGGTAGCCCACTCGCCGCGAGGCGCAAGCTGGGTGCTGAGCTGCGGATACTGCGTGACCGGTCCGGTCTCACAACCGAGGAAGTCGGAGCGCACCTTAACTGTCACAACTCCAAGATCAGCCGCATCGAGCTTGCGAAGCGGACGTGTACCCGCAAGGACTTCGCGGGTCTCATGGAGCTCTACGAGGTTGACGAAGCGAAGCGGGCTGAGCTCTCCGAGTTGTTGACGAGGGCCATGCAGCGCATCCCGCTGTGGTGGCAGGCGTACGCGGATGTGATCTCCGCGACCTATGCCGAATTCCTTGCCTACGAGTCCGAGGCCGTTCGTTGCTGGGAGTATCAACCGCTGTTGATTCCCGGGCTGCTGCAAACCCAGGGCTATGCCCGTGCGATCACTGGCCCAGGCTTCGCGGCCCTCGGCCCTGATCAGGTGGACAGCCTCGTCGAGGTACGGATGCGGCGGCAAGAACGTCTGCGCGACGAGGAGACGCTGACTCTTGACGCGCTCGTTACCGAGGCTGCGCTGCGTCTGCAAGTGGGCGGCCCGAAAACGATACGGGCGCAGCTCCGCCATCTTGTCGAGGTCGCATCGCTGCCAAACGTCACATTCCGGGTAATCCCATTCGAGGCAGGGGAGAACGGGGCCAGCACTGGAGCTTTCACACTGTTCAGCGATGGGAAAGAGAACGAGGGAGACGTAGCGTTCATGGAGTCGGCGGAGGCGACGACCTTCCGCGACGATGCACTCGCGCTACGACGCCTGAACCGTCTGTTCCGAAACTTGTCAGCGGCTGCGTTGTCGGAGCACGATACCTTGAAGCTGGTCGAACGCATCGAGAAGGAACAGTGA
- a CDS encoding DUF6624 domain-containing protein, whose translation MPAPMPPQRPDIADELLRRMAADQHARGVRDDGTLVARDPELMHTVDADNTRALQRIINEHGWPGHSLVGEEAANAAWLIAQHAELDFQLRVLDLLHEAVDRGEATPMQLAYLTDRVLLRQDRPQVYGTQYLDTGDGRGMQVWKVTDPDRLDARRTEVGLGPHADYDAEIRSNY comes from the coding sequence ATGCCCGCCCCCATGCCGCCACAGCGGCCCGACATCGCCGACGAACTGCTGCGCCGCATGGCAGCCGACCAGCACGCCCGCGGCGTCCGAGACGACGGCACCCTCGTCGCCCGCGATCCCGAGCTGATGCATACCGTTGACGCCGACAACACTCGCGCTCTACAGCGGATCATCAACGAGCACGGATGGCCCGGTCACTCCCTCGTCGGCGAGGAGGCGGCTAACGCCGCATGGCTCATCGCGCAGCACGCCGAGCTCGACTTTCAACTGCGTGTCCTCGACCTGCTCCACGAGGCCGTCGACCGTGGCGAGGCCACCCCCATGCAGTTGGCCTACCTGACCGACCGCGTCTTGCTGCGCCAGGACCGACCGCAGGTCTACGGCACGCAGTACCTCGACACCGGCGACGGCCGCGGAATGCAGGTCTGGAAGGTCACCGACCCTGACCGCCTCGACGCCCGCCGCACCGAGGTCGGGCTCGGCCCGCACGCCGACTACGACGCCGAGATCCGCTCGAACTACTGA
- a CDS encoding helix-turn-helix transcriptional regulator has product MSDAPSPDVLRQLVGRLLARWRSRAGLSLEQVVAQAKPHIRLSPPTLSRWESGVIPTTGKARRTKIEPLLRLYGATDDEVAATLRLAERAAENPWWYEYRAELPEWTRTGIAYADSATLIHVYEPHRVPGLLQTADYARALLGTGPGVDRRIEVLMRRQAILNRPHPPQLWALLDESVLRRQVSDPAVMQQQVKHLLELSTRPRITIQVVPLAAGPNRRTAQPFNIFRLAPIELPDVVERQMLDDHDFTDDQHTVAQYMDWWGQATEFQSPAETQSLLSAIIAESGDTA; this is encoded by the coding sequence GTGTCCGACGCACCCAGCCCCGACGTGCTGCGCCAACTTGTCGGCAGGCTGCTGGCCAGATGGCGCAGCCGAGCCGGGCTGAGCCTGGAACAGGTCGTAGCCCAAGCCAAGCCGCATATCCGACTCAGCCCGCCCACCTTGTCCCGGTGGGAGTCCGGCGTGATCCCGACGACGGGCAAAGCGAGGCGGACCAAAATCGAGCCGCTGCTGCGCTTGTACGGGGCCACGGACGATGAGGTCGCCGCCACGCTTCGCCTGGCTGAAAGGGCGGCTGAAAACCCGTGGTGGTACGAGTACCGCGCGGAGCTGCCGGAGTGGACGCGCACAGGCATCGCATACGCCGACTCGGCCACGCTCATCCACGTCTATGAGCCCCACCGCGTGCCGGGACTGCTCCAAACCGCGGACTACGCACGGGCGCTTCTCGGGACGGGACCCGGCGTCGACAGGCGCATCGAGGTCCTGATGCGCCGCCAAGCCATCCTGAACCGTCCGCACCCGCCACAGCTCTGGGCACTCCTTGATGAATCGGTTCTGCGGCGGCAGGTGAGCGACCCGGCCGTCATGCAGCAGCAGGTCAAGCACCTGCTGGAGCTGAGCACCCGCCCAAGGATCACGATCCAGGTGGTGCCGCTCGCCGCGGGTCCCAACCGCCGGACCGCCCAACCGTTCAACATCTTCCGGCTGGCGCCCATCGAGCTGCCGGACGTCGTAGAGCGGCAAATGCTGGACGACCACGATTTCACCGACGATCAGCACACCGTCGCCCAGTACATGGACTGGTGGGGCCAGGCCACGGAGTTCCAAAGCCCGGCAGAGACCCAGTCCCTTCTCTCCGCCATCATCGCCGAATCGGGGGATACAGCATGA
- a CDS encoding SAM-dependent methyltransferase has translation MSLYADEPPTAQVPHLYQRFMNGKDARPADDDAAAAVLSVAPMAVEIAKNNRSFMLRAVDYLASEAGIRQFLDIGCGLPHEPNLHHVAQKHIPDARIVYVDNHRTVITRARALMTDSTPEGTVEVVKADLRDPRGILSAPEVQRTLDFTQPVALVLASVTLFIPDADDPHGAVRQLMEALPSGSYLALSQATYDWSRDVVAAITRTYGANGLGAYPRDREATLAFFSSLELVEPGLVATNQWRPTPEAPFTRLVDSSMWAGVGRKP, from the coding sequence ATGAGTCTCTACGCGGACGAGCCTCCAACCGCGCAGGTACCGCATCTCTACCAGCGCTTCATGAACGGAAAGGACGCGCGGCCGGCCGACGATGACGCCGCCGCAGCTGTACTAAGCGTCGCTCCGATGGCGGTGGAGATCGCGAAGAACAATCGCTCGTTCATGTTGCGAGCTGTCGACTACCTCGCGAGCGAGGCCGGAATCCGGCAGTTCCTCGACATCGGTTGCGGCCTGCCACACGAGCCCAACCTTCACCACGTTGCACAGAAACACATCCCCGACGCACGGATCGTCTACGTCGACAATCACCGCACAGTCATCACACGGGCCCGAGCGCTGATGACGGACTCCACCCCCGAAGGAACAGTGGAAGTCGTGAAGGCCGATCTCCGTGATCCCCGGGGCATCCTGTCGGCGCCCGAAGTGCAGCGGACACTCGACTTCACTCAGCCCGTCGCCCTGGTGCTCGCCTCCGTGACCCTGTTCATCCCGGACGCCGACGACCCGCACGGGGCGGTCAGGCAACTCATGGAAGCCCTGCCCAGCGGCAGCTACCTCGCACTGTCGCAGGCCACCTACGACTGGTCCAGGGACGTCGTGGCGGCCATCACGCGCACCTACGGAGCAAATGGGTTGGGCGCGTACCCCCGAGACCGGGAGGCCACGCTTGCCTTCTTCTCCAGCCTGGAGTTGGTCGAGCCGGGCCTGGTCGCAACCAACCAGTGGCGACCGACGCCGGAGGCCCCGTTCACCAGGCTCGTCGACTCCTCCATGTGGGCAGGCGTCGGCCGCAAACCGTAG
- a CDS encoding DUF397 domain-containing protein has translation MTDSREKAELYALDLSGATWLSAPGSDARDRIEIAKLPGGAVAMRNPADPNATVLRYTAAEWEAFTLGVRDGEFDLPADV, from the coding sequence ATGACAGACAGCCGCGAGAAGGCCGAGCTCTACGCGCTGGACCTCTCCGGCGCGACGTGGCTCAGTGCGCCGGGTAGTGATGCCCGCGACCGAATCGAGATCGCCAAGCTACCGGGTGGCGCTGTCGCCATGCGGAATCCAGCGGATCCGAACGCCACGGTCCTGCGGTACACCGCTGCCGAGTGGGAAGCCTTCACCCTCGGCGTGCGCGACGGCGAGTTCGACCTGCCTGCGGATGTCTGA
- a CDS encoding radical SAM protein, giving the protein MQQITTAPLPPTIRSLELEITGKCQAMCEHCAPASGPTGTDGTMTADDWRRVIDESAELGIETVQFIGGEPTLHRDLPALVEHALGRGIGVEVFSNLISVRRTVWDTLARPGVRIGTSYYSDLAVQHEQITKKRGSHQRTRANIVEVLNRGIPLRVGIVEVLEGQRVAEAEAELRALGVQQITVDRMRGIGRGARDTEPTPSELCGHCTKGRGAILPNGDVAGCVLSRFMTAGNVRQQPLADIVTGPKWADIAAVIPPAPVGAGCPPTTAATATQRTPSPAPPSMASSLPRPWEHPRELEIPRRRPRRQRHTPRLALARPRRHHPPASVRAPVVAERPRRLDPP; this is encoded by the coding sequence GTGCAGCAGATCACCACCGCCCCGTTACCGCCCACCATCCGCAGCCTCGAACTGGAGATCACCGGCAAGTGCCAAGCCATGTGCGAGCACTGCGCGCCAGCCTCCGGACCTACCGGCACCGACGGCACCATGACAGCCGATGACTGGCGGCGCGTCATCGACGAGTCCGCCGAACTCGGTATCGAGACAGTGCAGTTCATCGGCGGCGAGCCGACCCTGCACCGAGACCTTCCGGCCCTCGTCGAGCACGCCCTCGGACGCGGTATCGGCGTCGAAGTCTTCTCCAACCTCATCTCCGTACGCCGCACCGTCTGGGACACCCTCGCCCGGCCCGGCGTCCGCATCGGCACCAGCTACTACAGCGACCTCGCCGTGCAACACGAACAGATCACCAAGAAGCGCGGAAGTCACCAGCGGACCCGCGCGAACATCGTCGAGGTCCTGAACCGCGGTATCCCGCTGCGCGTCGGCATCGTCGAGGTACTCGAGGGGCAGCGCGTCGCCGAAGCCGAGGCCGAGCTGCGCGCGCTCGGCGTCCAGCAGATCACCGTCGACCGCATGCGCGGCATCGGACGCGGCGCCCGCGACACCGAACCGACACCCTCCGAGCTGTGCGGGCACTGCACCAAAGGACGCGGCGCGATCCTCCCCAACGGCGACGTCGCCGGCTGCGTCCTGAGCCGCTTCATGACCGCCGGCAACGTCCGGCAGCAGCCGCTCGCCGACATCGTGACCGGACCCAAGTGGGCCGACATCGCCGCGGTGATCCCGCCCGCCCCGGTCGGCGCCGGATGTCCCCCAACGACAGCAGCGACTGCAACCCAGCGAACACCATCGCCTGCGCCCCCAAGCATGGCCTCTTCCCTGCCCCGACCCTGGGAGCATCCGCGTGAACTGGAAATCCCACGCCGCCGCCCTCGCCGACAGCGCCACACACCGCGGCTCGCGCTGGCACGGCCCCGTCGCCACCACCCCCCGGCATCTGTTCGTGCCCCGGTGGTGGCGGAACGGCCCCGACGGCTGGACCCTCCATGA
- a CDS encoding site-specific integrase has product MKKRKDPVTKKRERTELWGSKTKRYRVCGIPGVRKRSFDNLEDAKTWLKSASTDQSRGSHVDPRDGDVTLQWYVEKKWWPTLRVPPTTKETMRPRVFKHILPHVGHLSLNRIGSDEIKEWQTRAEEDIDVGTLRTTWRHFASIMQAAFKAKRIPANPFRDEDLQPPTAPKSKAKAWTRARVAAVRKALDRRYRILVDEAVGAGVRQGEAFGLSPDDLDGDVIHVARQVIKVGGRLAFAPPKGNKERDAPCPPELAESVKAYMKEFEPVEVTLPWVDPDRPNMRWEDRPLVTVRLLVTTPRGNAINRSTFDEKQWKPALVEAGVIASPIVTVTPRPGKPSLRRVKWNMPREDGFHVLRHTFASIVLAAGETIQQLADWLGHSDPAFTYRTYVHFLPESGHRALEVLGTWITGGTSAPAAKAPSAGDSQQDVSVIIAALAEITAGADVPGPLRERLTAVLSTAA; this is encoded by the coding sequence TTGAAGAAGCGCAAGGACCCCGTCACCAAGAAGCGCGAGCGAACCGAGCTCTGGGGCAGCAAGACCAAGCGGTACCGCGTATGCGGCATCCCTGGGGTACGCAAGCGGTCCTTCGACAATCTGGAGGACGCCAAGACGTGGCTCAAATCCGCGTCCACGGACCAGAGCCGCGGATCCCATGTTGATCCCCGCGACGGGGATGTGACGCTCCAGTGGTACGTCGAGAAAAAGTGGTGGCCGACCCTTCGGGTGCCTCCCACCACGAAGGAGACGATGCGTCCACGCGTCTTCAAGCACATCCTTCCGCACGTGGGTCACCTGTCGCTGAACCGCATCGGCTCGGACGAGATCAAGGAGTGGCAGACGCGAGCTGAGGAGGACATCGACGTCGGCACGCTCCGGACCACCTGGCGACACTTCGCATCGATCATGCAGGCGGCCTTCAAGGCGAAACGCATTCCGGCAAATCCGTTCCGCGATGAAGATCTCCAACCGCCGACCGCGCCGAAGAGCAAGGCCAAGGCGTGGACGCGGGCAAGGGTCGCCGCTGTTCGGAAAGCGCTGGATCGGCGGTACCGGATCCTCGTGGACGAGGCTGTCGGGGCGGGCGTGCGGCAGGGCGAAGCGTTCGGGCTCTCGCCGGATGACCTGGATGGGGACGTCATCCACGTCGCCCGGCAGGTCATCAAGGTCGGCGGACGGCTGGCGTTCGCACCGCCGAAGGGCAACAAGGAGCGCGATGCGCCTTGCCCTCCGGAGCTCGCCGAGTCCGTCAAGGCGTACATGAAGGAGTTCGAGCCAGTCGAGGTGACGTTGCCTTGGGTGGACCCGGATCGGCCGAACATGAGGTGGGAGGACCGACCACTGGTAACGGTCCGGCTGTTGGTCACCACCCCGCGCGGGAATGCGATCAACCGGAGCACCTTCGACGAGAAGCAGTGGAAGCCCGCGCTCGTCGAGGCAGGGGTGATCGCTTCTCCCATCGTGACAGTTACCCCCCGGCCCGGGAAGCCCTCGCTTCGCCGAGTGAAGTGGAACATGCCGCGGGAAGACGGCTTCCACGTCCTCAGGCACACGTTCGCATCGATCGTGTTGGCCGCGGGCGAGACCATCCAGCAGCTGGCCGACTGGTTGGGCCACTCCGATCCAGCCTTCACTTACCGGACGTACGTGCACTTCCTGCCGGAGTCCGGACATCGGGCATTGGAGGTACTTGGTACGTGGATCACCGGAGGGACTTCGGCCCCCGCGGCAAAGGCCCCTTCCGCGGGAGACTCTCAGCAGGACGTCTCCGTCATCATCGCGGCGCTGGCAGAGATCACGGCCGGGGCGGACGTACCAGGGCCGCTCCGGGAACGCCTCACGGCGGTGCTGTCGACGGCAGCGTGA
- a CDS encoding RNB domain-containing ribonuclease yields the protein MPRRPMRIPETQGAELRAALRALRGELGLPGAFPPPVLAEAEAVAAHHRPLPDLADATDIPLFTIDPPGSKDLDQAMFLALRPGGGFRIHYAIADVAAFVVPGGALDTEAHRRVLTYYFPDGRIPLHPDVLGEDAASLLPDRDRPALLWQFDLDDFGELVFAHVRRALVRSRARLDYAGVQREIDSGAAEEPLSLLRDIGRLREELERARGGISLLVPEQRIEPHGDGYALAYQAPLPAESWNAQLSLMTGMAAADLMLTAGTGILRTLPAAPSGAVGRLRRVAAALDVDWPHGTSYAEVVRSLDPARPQHAAFLQECTALLRGAGYTAFDGDPPDRARAQHAALADDYAHCTAPLRRLADRYTGELCLAAADGAEPPEWVRAALTALPGEMAAGAARANEAERECVDLVEAAVLHHRVGEVFDGYVVDVREDEPTRGTVHLYDPAVVGRVDADPAGPPLPLGHRLRVRVLAADPGRAKVRFAPA from the coding sequence ATGCCCCGCCGACCGATGCGGATCCCCGAGACGCAGGGCGCCGAGCTGCGCGCCGCCCTGCGGGCGCTGCGCGGCGAGCTGGGGCTGCCGGGTGCGTTCCCGCCGCCGGTGCTGGCCGAGGCCGAGGCGGTGGCCGCCCATCACCGGCCGCTCCCCGACCTGGCCGACGCCACCGACATCCCGCTGTTCACCATCGACCCGCCGGGTTCGAAGGACCTGGACCAGGCGATGTTCCTGGCCCTGCGCCCGGGTGGCGGCTTCCGGATCCACTACGCCATCGCCGACGTCGCGGCGTTCGTCGTCCCCGGCGGGGCCCTCGACACCGAGGCGCACCGGCGTGTCCTGACGTACTACTTCCCCGACGGCCGGATCCCCCTCCACCCCGACGTTCTCGGCGAGGACGCGGCCAGCCTGCTCCCGGACCGGGACCGGCCCGCGCTGCTGTGGCAGTTCGACCTCGACGACTTCGGCGAACTGGTCTTCGCGCACGTACGACGCGCACTGGTACGCAGCAGGGCCCGGCTGGACTACGCGGGCGTCCAGCGCGAGATCGACAGCGGGGCCGCCGAGGAGCCGCTGTCCCTCCTGCGCGACATCGGCCGGCTGCGCGAGGAGCTGGAGCGGGCGCGCGGCGGTATCTCGCTTCTCGTCCCCGAGCAGCGGATCGAGCCGCACGGCGACGGCTACGCCCTGGCCTACCAGGCGCCGCTCCCCGCCGAATCATGGAACGCGCAGCTCTCCCTCATGACCGGCATGGCCGCCGCCGACCTCATGCTGACCGCGGGCACCGGCATCCTCCGCACCCTGCCCGCCGCGCCCAGCGGCGCGGTCGGGCGGCTGCGGCGGGTCGCCGCCGCACTCGACGTGGACTGGCCGCACGGCACGTCGTACGCGGAGGTCGTCCGCTCCCTCGACCCGGCCCGCCCCCAGCACGCGGCCTTCCTCCAGGAGTGCACCGCGCTGCTGCGCGGCGCCGGATACACCGCCTTCGACGGCGACCCGCCCGACCGCGCCCGCGCCCAGCACGCCGCCCTCGCCGACGACTACGCCCATTGCACCGCGCCGCTGCGCCGACTGGCCGACCGCTACACCGGCGAGCTGTGCCTGGCCGCCGCGGACGGCGCCGAGCCCCCGGAGTGGGTCCGCGCCGCCCTCACGGCACTGCCCGGCGAGATGGCGGCCGGCGCGGCCCGCGCCAACGAGGCGGAGCGCGAATGCGTGGACCTCGTGGAGGCGGCGGTGCTGCACCACCGCGTGGGCGAGGTCTTCGACGGCTACGTCGTGGACGTACGGGAGGACGAACCCACCCGAGGCACGGTCCACCTCTACGACCCCGCGGTGGTCGGCCGCGTGGACGCCGACCCGGCGGGCCCACCGCTCCCGCTCGGCCACCGGCTGCGGGTCAGGGTGCTGGCGGCGGACCCGGGCCGGGCGAAGGTCCGCTTCGCACCGGCGTGA
- a CDS encoding ImmA/IrrE family metallo-endopeptidase — protein sequence MPAGLEYEPAVVLEQLGIHIKHTWLRDTWGAWCPSLRTIVIASGLSAVQERCILAHELEHVLADDAGCAEGPLAIRLERAADRAAARKLVAISDLAEVAKWAPDVHTAAAKLRVTERMLRVRLDDLEGEGWPWPQAGSKIAG from the coding sequence ATGCCCGCCGGACTGGAATACGAGCCGGCAGTGGTGCTCGAACAGCTCGGCATTCACATCAAGCACACCTGGCTACGGGACACATGGGGAGCATGGTGCCCCAGTCTCCGAACTATCGTGATCGCCTCCGGCCTCAGCGCCGTGCAGGAACGGTGCATCCTGGCGCACGAGTTGGAGCACGTCTTGGCGGACGATGCCGGCTGCGCCGAAGGTCCGCTCGCGATTCGGCTGGAACGCGCCGCCGACCGCGCTGCCGCCCGCAAGCTGGTCGCCATCTCGGACCTCGCCGAAGTGGCCAAGTGGGCACCCGATGTCCACACCGCCGCGGCGAAGCTGCGGGTCACCGAACGCATGCTGCGGGTCCGTCTCGACGACCTCGAAGGGGAGGGCTGGCCATGGCCGCAGGCTGGATCGAAGATCGCTGGTTGA
- the yaaA gene encoding peroxide stress protein YaaA has product MLVLLPPSEGKAAEGSGSPLDLGSLSLPELGEARARVLDELVSLCTGDGDQAAKAAEVLGLSQGLRGEVGKNAALRTAATRPAGEIYTGVLYDALGLATLDAAARRRAERSLLVFSGLWGAVRIGDAIPSYRCSMGVKLPGLGALGAYWRAPMAEVLPQAAGEGLVLDLRSAAYATAWRPKGAVAGRTASVRVLQSKIVDGVEKRTVVSHFNKATKGRLVRDLLLAGAAPADPAELVDTLRELGYAVEATAPARSGAAWALDVIVTEL; this is encoded by the coding sequence GTGCTCGTGCTGCTGCCGCCGTCCGAGGGGAAGGCCGCGGAGGGGTCCGGGAGTCCGCTCGACCTCGGTTCGCTGTCGCTGCCCGAGCTGGGCGAGGCGCGGGCCCGGGTACTCGACGAGCTGGTGTCGCTGTGCACGGGAGACGGGGACCAGGCAGCCAAGGCCGCCGAGGTGCTGGGGCTCAGCCAGGGGCTGCGGGGCGAGGTCGGCAAGAACGCCGCGCTCCGCACCGCCGCGACCCGGCCCGCCGGGGAGATCTACACCGGCGTGCTGTACGACGCGCTGGGCCTGGCCACGCTGGACGCCGCCGCCCGGCGGCGCGCCGAGCGGTCGCTGCTGGTGTTCTCCGGTCTGTGGGGTGCGGTGCGGATCGGCGATGCCATCCCGTCCTACCGCTGCTCGATGGGCGTGAAACTGCCGGGCCTCGGGGCGCTCGGCGCGTACTGGCGGGCGCCGATGGCAGAAGTCCTGCCGCAGGCGGCGGGCGAGGGCCTGGTGCTGGACCTCCGCTCGGCGGCGTACGCGACAGCCTGGCGCCCCAAGGGCGCGGTCGCGGGCCGTACGGCGTCGGTGCGCGTACTCCAGTCCAAGATCGTGGACGGCGTGGAGAAGCGGACGGTCGTCAGCCACTTCAACAAGGCGACCAAGGGGCGGCTGGTACGGGATCTGCTGCTGGCGGGCGCGGCTCCGGCTGATCCCGCGGAGCTGGTCGACACGCTGCGCGAGCTCGGGTACGCCGTGGAGGCGACCGCTCCGGCACGGTCGGGCGCGGCCTGGGCGCTGGACGTCATCGTCACGGAGCTCTGA
- a CDS encoding DUF397 domain-containing protein gives MNELADLYAVDLADAAWRKSSYTANNGNCVEVAHIPGTPGVAVRDSKNVDIPAARASRAAWSAFLTAVADDTLTA, from the coding sequence ATGAACGAGCTGGCCGACCTGTACGCGGTCGACCTCGCTGACGCCGCATGGCGTAAGAGTTCCTACACAGCGAACAACGGCAACTGCGTCGAGGTTGCCCACATCCCAGGGACTCCTGGTGTCGCTGTGCGTGACTCGAAGAACGTGGACATCCCCGCGGCGCGCGCCTCTCGTGCGGCGTGGTCTGCCTTCCTGACCGCTGTTGCCGACGACACCCTGACGGCCTGA
- a CDS encoding methyltransferase domain-containing protein, producing the protein MARRRVQRHITRDPRRPLHADDAKADDHPRGLPTSSATLPSLVVRMFQHARLTDGDELLDLGTGSGYGTALATHRLGERRVVSVDVDPGLVIAARDRLAEINQRPTVVVADATKSLPGEYDAIVATVGLRPIHTSVLAALKPGGRLVTTIAGTSLLVTAQKDEDGGATGRVEWDRAGFMRTRHEDDYPPGLDELLDTAREHDGDDVTRSPYPVVDVANAWDLHSMLDVTAPDIEHHYEETDEQRVALMAHADGSWTRATARGDEPATVHQGGPRRLWDILDELRGYWLTNGELPVRGAHVWIKPDGTTWLARGKWHVKV; encoded by the coding sequence GTGGCTCGACGCCGCGTACAGCGACACATCACTCGTGACCCGCGTCGGCCCCTCCACGCCGACGACGCCAAGGCCGACGACCACCCGCGCGGACTGCCCACCTCGTCCGCCACCCTGCCGAGCCTCGTCGTCCGCATGTTCCAGCACGCCCGCCTCACCGACGGCGATGAACTACTCGACCTCGGCACCGGGTCCGGCTACGGAACCGCCCTCGCCACCCACAGGCTCGGCGAACGCCGCGTAGTCAGTGTCGATGTCGACCCTGGCCTCGTCATCGCCGCCCGCGACCGCCTCGCCGAGATCAACCAGCGCCCGACAGTCGTCGTTGCCGACGCCACGAAATCCCTACCCGGCGAGTACGACGCCATCGTCGCCACCGTCGGACTCCGCCCCATCCACACCAGCGTGCTCGCCGCCCTGAAACCGGGCGGTCGACTGGTCACCACCATCGCCGGAACCTCGCTGCTCGTCACCGCCCAGAAGGACGAGGACGGCGGAGCAACCGGCCGCGTCGAGTGGGACCGCGCCGGCTTCATGCGCACCCGCCACGAAGACGACTACCCGCCCGGCCTCGACGAGCTGCTCGACACCGCGCGCGAACACGACGGAGACGACGTCACCCGCAGCCCGTACCCCGTCGTCGACGTCGCCAACGCATGGGACCTGCACTCGATGCTCGACGTCACCGCGCCGGACATCGAGCACCACTATGAGGAGACCGACGAGCAGCGCGTCGCACTGATGGCCCACGCTGACGGATCCTGGACCCGCGCCACCGCACGCGGCGACGAGCCCGCCACGGTCCACCAGGGCGGCCCCCGCCGCCTCTGGGACATCCTCGACGAGCTCCGCGGCTACTGGCTGACGAACGGCGAGCTGCCCGTGCGCGGCGCACATGTATGGATCAAGCCCGACGGCACCACATGGCTCGCCCGCGGGAAGTGGCACGTCAAGGTCTGA